In Monodelphis domestica isolate mMonDom1 chromosome 4, mMonDom1.pri, whole genome shotgun sequence, one DNA window encodes the following:
- the LOC100030110 gene encoding olfactory receptor 8D1-like, whose product MSSRISFIIHEFLGKQTLSNHQFFLIEFFSSIFTDYHLHFQRTMDKGNHSIVADFILMGLTDKPEFQIPLFLLFLEIYIISFMGNMGLILLIWINSQLHTPMYYFLSNLSFIDLCYSSIITPKMLVSFLSEKNIISYSGCLTQFFFFCTFGIADWYMLTAMAYDRYVAICSPLHYHSTMSQKIRYLLVLGVYVMGTLGAITHTSGLSRLSFCGNIFISHYFCDIPPLLKLSCSSTYINELLVMLLVVVNSLVTTIPIVISYAFILSSILSIHSVKGRYKAFSTCGSHMVTVAVLYGSIIFMYCWPESSNNITQQKVASVIYTTVIPMLNPFIYSLRNKDVKDALKKIKKDWIVSWCN is encoded by the coding sequence ATGAGTTCAAGAATAAGTTTTATCATTCATGAGTTCTTAGGTAAGCAGACACTGTCAAACCATCAATTTTTTCTAATAgaatttttctcttccattttcacAGATTACCACCTCCACTTTCAGAGGACAATGGATAAAGGGAATCATTCTATAGTGGCAGATTTTATCCTTATGGGATTAACAGACAAGCCAGAATTTCAGATCCCTCTCTTTTTACTCTttctagaaatatatattatttcctttatggGTAATATGGGCTTAATCTTACTTATCTGGATAAATTCTCAACTTCATACCCCTATGTACTATTTTCTCAGTAACTTatcattcattgatctctgctacTCTTCAATCATTACCCCCAAAATGTTGGTGAGCTTTTTATCAGAGAAGAACATTATCTCCTACTCAGGGTGCTTGacccagttcttttttttctgtacttTTGGTATTGCTGACTGGTACATGCTGACAGCCATGGCCTATGATCGTTATGTGGCCATCTGTAGTCCCCTCCATTATCACAGTACCATGTCTCAGAAAATCCGTTACCTGTTGGTGTTAGGAGTATATGTCATGGGGACTTTGGGGGCCATTACTCATACAAGTGGTTTATCTAGACTGTCCTTCTGTGGAAACATTTTTATTAGTCATTATTTCTGTGACATTCCTCCCCTTCTGAAGCTCTCCTGCTCTAGTACCTACATTAATGAGCTTTTGGTGATGCTTCTTGTTGTGGTCAATTCATTGGTAACCACTATACCCATCGTGATCTCTTATGCTTTCATCCTCTCCAGTATCCTCAGCATTCATTCTGTTAAGGGCAGGTACAAGGCCTTCAGCACCTGTGGATCCCACATGGTAACTGTTGCTGTCCTGTATGGTTCCATCATTTTTATGTACTGTTGGCCTGAATCAAGCAACAATATCACTCAACAGAAAGTGGCTTCAGTGATCTACACCACAGTCATCCCCATGCTCAACCCCTTCATCTATAGTCTAAGGAACAAGGATGTGAAAGATGcactaaaaaaaatcaagaaggacTGGATAGTCTCCTGGTGCAATTAG